Part of the Chanodichthys erythropterus isolate Z2021 chromosome 13, ASM2448905v1, whole genome shotgun sequence genome is shown below.
GATCATAGGGAAAGTTGTTTATTCACACCAAACAGTGTACTGAACTGGTTCTGAATGTCTCACctcctctgattggctgtcagagCTGGAGGAGTGGCTGTCCAGGCTGCTGCCTTCCTCCATATCATGAGCTTGCATGAGCGAGAGCTCCTCCTCACTGTTCCGTCGTACACGCTGATACCCCTAcagagggagaaagagagaaaatgagCCAACAGGCTTCAGGTCAGATCTCGAGAAAACGCACACAAAAAGCGAATCCTCACCCTGTACGTGCTCAGGCGGTCTCTGCCCTTGTGTTGCCAATAGAGGTAGAGAGGGTTGCCCAATAATAACACAGGCACAGAGAACACGGCCACAATCACCAGAAACACTTGAAGCCCAGCCTATGGGAAACAgggaaattaaataaaaagaaacacaGAGACGAACCTTTCCTTTTAGCATGTAAATGGCTGCACATCGGGTTCTTTTGAGTCTAACCTGTCCTGGGAAAAGTGGTTGGCCAGAGTCCCCCTGCATCAGGAACATGTTGATGAAGTGGATGAGGATGCTGGGGGCTGTCTGAGAGTCTCGAACTGTGAAAAACAGCCACTTATAGATGATCATGAAGACCAGATAGCCGAAGAGACACAGCAGGAAGAGCAGCTCAGGAATAAATATCAGGTACAGATTATATGTCCTTCTGAAGTGCCTGAATGAAAGAACGTATGGAGCATTAGAAGGATCAAAgttataacattttaaacagatctATTGAAAATAGCTGTTAAAATATCCCACAAGTGATTGAAAACGCCAAGGACAACTCCAAAAGTCATGTGAATTATTCCTACAATCACAGACATCTTCATCTTATAGGAGTTCAGGAAGGTGAGACGGTTTGATGCCAGGTTCCAGATCTACAGAGAGtgcaaataaaatattattcaacTTAAATGAAAGATAATTATACATTTGATCAAGACTATAAAATCATAACTTGCCATTCACCCAGGAATCCAATTAAGATATAAAGTAAAGTGACATGTATACACTCCTAATTGTGCATTGTGGCAATATCCTGCATTAAGTCCTGCATTTGAGTTCTTATTATTATGTGGTTTATGTACCTTTTATTCCAACTAGCACTATGTAGTTCACTGGTAAGTACTTGAGATTCTATATATTGTGCATCGTGTGTATATTGTACATTATACTGTACGTTGCATGTATATTGTGGTGGAATATCAATCTATGCTACAAACCAGAGTTTTTCACCCACCGTTACACTTTTTTATGGTGGTGATAGTATATCGATTCATTTGTTTTGATAACATAGTAATAAAATGAAGTCAGAGACCTACCGGGTCTATCCCCAGAGGATAGGGCCCTTTAAAGACTCCTGTGACATTTGGATTCAGTGCAAGGATGCCATTTGAGTGGACTGTGCTCCAACTTAGGAGGAGGAGAAAAATAAGAGCATATTAGAGGCACATACTGTACATGAGAAATCTGCTGTTCCCTACAAATAAGACTGCATTGCATCATCTCCAACAGCTCCAAGcttcaaaatttgctgtcagcATTGAGGACTGTCCAGCAAAGTTTTCAAGAGGATTTCAACTTTATTTACGATTTGTTGATTTCAGCAGTATGATTGCAAGGATTACACTACCAATCAAACTTTTCGGTTTGGTAAGATTTtggaatgtttttgaaagatgtctcctttgctcacaaaggctgcaattatttgataaaaatacagtaaaaacagtgatattgtgaaatattactacaattcataataactattttctatttgaatatattttaaaatgtaatttattcctgtgatggcaaagctgaattttcatcatcattactccagtctttaaaCTAGAGTCacaagatccttcagaaatcattctaatatgcacatacattttttcaggattcttggAAGTCATTTGCATCAGTATAAATGCCTGTACTGTTACTTTTGTTCAGTTTGAATGTGTCCTTGTTGAATATAttatgtattaaaggtgccctagaattaaaaattgaatttatcttggcaaagtcaaaaaacaagagttcagtacatgcaaaagacatacagtgagtcccaaactccattgtttcctccttcttatataaatctcatttgtttaaaagacctcagaagaccAGGTgaatttcaacataacaccgactgttacgtaacagtcaggatcattaatatatgtacgcccccaatatttgcatatgccagcccatgatcaaggcattacacaagggcagccagtattaacgtctggatcacagctgaatcattggactaggtaagcaagcaaggaaaacagcaaaaaatggcagatggagcgataataactgacatgatccatgatatcatgatatttttagtgaaattTGTAAActatctttctaaatgtttcgttagcatgttgctaatgtactgttaaatgtggttaaagttatcatcgtttcttactgtattcacggagacaagagccgtcattattttcatttttaaacgtgcagtctgtataattcataaacacaacttcattctttataaatctctccaacagtgtagcattagccattagccacgaatcacagcctcaaattcattcagaatcaaatgtaaacatccaaacaaatactatactcacataatccgacgcatgcatgcagcatgcatgatgaacactttgtaaagatccattttgaggattatattagctgtgtaaactttaaggcaagcgcgagctccgggggaggagagcacgtgatttaaaggggccgcaacctgaatctgcgcatttctaattatgccccaaaattaagttaaaaaaaattaataaaaaaaaatctatgggatattttgagctgaaacatcacagacacattcaggggacaccttagacttatattacatcttgtaaaaaaacattcgatggcaccttttatttctttgaaaaaaatcttaccaaccccaaaatTTTTAATGGTAGTGTATCCAGCATAAACCTCTTCAAACAGCATCACGAGACTCAAAGTTATTGTTGCCTACCCCTATGTGAGAACTTGGATTAAACTGTCAGGCTAAAAACGTGCTGTACAAGTAGGGGATAAATTGAATTAGCCTTAGTGAAGCCCTTATTTCATATCTGTGGAAACATGGAAAGTTGtacctacattttaaaaaaatgactagATAGATAAGATATTTAGCATactaaatgttaaaacatttgttgcacactgcgtgtgtatatgtgtgtatacaatattttgtgttttgaacACTCACCTCCAGTCTCCATGCTTGAACATGGCGCTGACGTTCCACCCCGAGCCGAACAGGTTGAGTGATTTGGAGAAGCAGTCATTGTATATTAATCCGGTGTAGACTGAAAATATTCCCATCAACAGGATGATGTAACGGCCCTCGAAAAAAATGTTCCAGATCTAAACAAATGAATACAATGTTAATCAAACTGTAAAACAATTAACAGAAACATAAACTGTAAAGTATTACTAAGGCTAAATAATGTATTAGCAGCCTACAACCACATCTAAATGAATGATAGAGGAAGGTTAATGCTCTTATATGCAAATACAGCCATGTCATAACAGCAAGCTGAATGCACCTCATTCCTGGTTTTCTTCAGTTTGCGGTCATTCTCATAGATAACCATCCACAGAGCAAACAGTGCCATGATGATGCCGTGCCCGAGGTCTCCAAACATCACAGCAAACAGGAAGGGAAAGGTAATGATTGTATATGGAGCTGTGAGAAggtgcaatttaaaaaaaaaaagcattcatATCTTATCCAAGCATCTATATGTATGAAGCATTGAGGACATGTAAAAAGggtgacatatatatatatatgatttatatgatatgataggggttttatatattatattatattatattatattatattatattatattatattatattatattatattatattatattatattatatttattatattatattatattatattatattatataaaaatagtaaattttAATGTTCCCTATTTGTTTTAAACAGCTGCCCTCTCACCTGGGTTGACCTCTCTGTAGCTGCCCACGCCATAGGCATCCACTATATTCTGAAAGCCTGAGGTAAACTTGTTGGTGCGTATGAGGGTCGGTGGAGTGTCACTGCTCGGGATACGATTGACAAACGAGGGAACTGTGGCTCCACTCTTCCTCTGATggaacaaaacaacaaaaaaagcacaGCAGAGTTTAGGGATATGTGCACACAAATCAATGAGATGTATTTGACTTAGTGTGCCACCTGAAAGTGTCTTGTTAATATatatgttaatataatataatattgttgaataatgtCAAGTTGCTTACCGATCCATCCTCTAGCGCTCTCCGAAGAGCAGGCAGATCATTTACAGGACACCACACCTCAGCTATTAGGCACTTGTTTGTGACATCAAAACTGCAGAGGTTGAGGATGTGGTATATGGCCTTCATTTTCTTAACCTGGATTACCCAAATGTACACAGACTCTGAGGCCTTGATCAACACCTGCCTTAAATAATCCTCAGTCCGGTGAAGAACCTATGAAGAAACCACCAAAACCATTTCAACAAAGTTTTCAAGAACAGGTTCAAGCTAAACCATTTTGAATGTCACTTAAGTGTAAAAGAGTCTTCTATAACAACCTAAGGATGGTGGTTCGAACAGGGGGGCTTGGCAAACCTCAAAGGGACTGCAGAATGActaaaaaatttttaaaaaatgtatttatttacttatttattcatagatttatttaattgtttattattaaaatattgtatGTATTAATGTAAAGCCCCCTTTTAATTCTgaataaaaatgctaaaaaaaaattaactttttttttttttccctctctatTACAAACCGTTCTTGAAATTTCTTGGACTCACAATTAATTGTggttgtttaatttaatatatcttGCAGTTAATAGTGTTAATGCgctaataataatttgaaaacaagcagcttTGTCATAATTACAAGAGAAAAGCTGTTCCATAAGTATTAATAATTAGGCCTATAGTATGAATTCATTTTCCAGAAAGTCAACGACACATGACACGAGCAGCCACACATGGCATTTGTTGCCCTGGATTCAGAACTTTGCGCTCAGAtgaacataaaaacattttgccCTTCTCTTTAGCAAATAGCTTTAATTAATCGAGGAATATTTTCTAAACACAGAAACAACCCAATTTTCTTTTCATGAATGACTGAGCCAGCCTTATATCTTGTCCTGTTTACAACATTTCTTCACCTGAAAGGAACAGTGTGTGTCTTGAGTATCAAATACACATAATTTATTAGTGGAGACTTGTCCAGAGCCTAGACCTCATGAATATCATGTGCTGAGCTAGGCCACTAACACAATTTTCTTTCTCTCAGAGAGCGGTCACAAGCAAACTCAAATGCCCTCGAACCTAACCTGCCCCCACCCCACATCCCTCCACTGCATGGCAGTTTTGAACTGGTTAGTGAAGATGGCAAGTGAATTTTATTAAACTTTTATTGAAACCAACCaataaaattcattttacaataaaattaGCTACTGCTGAATTGAATTCTGTCAGGTAATATGTTTCCAGGACAGAGGTTTCTGTGTTTCCTACCACACACTTTCTAGATCAGGGCAAAACTGTGTTTGATGCTTGAACATTTTGTGcattttcacacttgaaatagttaacgcTTGGTCATTCTTAAACCTGGGTAAAGGAATCCTGGGTCATATTGCGTCACGTTTCACATTGCTCATAACTTGCTAGGGTTTAACtattaatcctgggtattcataagctAGCATTTCACACCGTtcattcctaaaccctgggttaacgttcttatttgcatatttgcagtgTCAGTGTCAATGATTGGACAAAAGCAGCATGCAACTAGTTTACATAAAGGCTCAAGCATTGAGCATCCTCTTGTCATACAGGGTATTGCCAACTGTACTATCAAGTTTTTTTCTGAATGGACTTTTCGGACTCtaaaggtaagaatgaaacCTCCACTCTCCACTCCAATTGTCGCGTTTTCCAACAACATTTGACAATTTTCTCCTCAAACGCTGAAACGACTGTTGATATAGCACGTGGTTTTTCTATAAATGTCTGAAGCATCTGAACACGAGGCACGTGATTGGGTGTTTGTTGCTAAGCATCTAGCCGTAACATTCtaaggggccattcacacagaatgcattttttCCATTCAACTAAGCTACTTTTTCCATTGAAATTCAATAGCCATGTTTCCATTCACCTATCTTTTTTCTTACATCATAATGACTTGCATTTCAGAGCACACAGAGGAAATGCAATAAACATGATCATGTTATCTTGTGTTTGGATGACTGGTGTTTGGAGACACAATCAATTGTACAGACTGTACACATTataccaaatcattctgatgacagactttggctcaggcatttcagaatgaataaaccaacatttgagattcCATGTGATGCAATTGGTCTGCTAGTTAGTCCAGTTATTCAATCGCATCCACTGTTGAGGCGCATTTTTAGAAAAATTTGCACTCCATTGAGGCAGATAcatttttatctgaaaagaaGACATTCTCATAAACTACAATGCAAACACATTTACCAAAAAACTCCTCCAataggcaaaaaaaacaaaacaaaaaaacacacctCACGTGACTTTGCCATCCACTGTGGATGTGCTctgataactggactaaccagcagACCAATCGCATTGAACAGAATCTCAAATGATGGTttggtcattctgaaatgcctgagccaaagtTTCTTTTATTGCCTTTTTCCCGATcacatattttagtaataatcataaattatatataatttgaaaGCTTAACGCAAAAATCATCCTGTGAAAATCATTTTGAAAATCGGACCTTGCTTTACCATTGAAACAGTACTTTAAATCCTTCTAGCGGCTCCTTCCCCTAGAGGGCGATGTTGCGTTTCATATTACAAAATCTATTTTAACtatcattttataaaacaaaaatggttCTAATCTTGATAAAACACGTCGTCAGAGGTCTGAGACTCAAGGTTCCATATTTGGCAACTGTTTTGTGATAGAAGTGATATTGTGGCAGAACTTTATTAATTTGTTACAGGAGaatacataaaatgtttttttttttttaaatcaatggAATGTGGGTGTCAACTGGTGTCTATATTTGTTATAGAGCCTAAACAAAATCTCATAGgaacttcaaatttggaacacatatggctttgattttataacaattttagaaaaaaaaatatgtttagtacagaacatttgttttacagtaaactttttttacacttttgttttcaagTGCTTTCACCTCAACAATAATCTGCTgtcttcttaaaaaaaaaaaaaccttaggtCTGTATTCCACAACTTtcatgaattacaaccatttaggTTTTAATAGTGCATTTTTAAGTCTATGTTCAAAAAGAGGGGTGacagttaaaggtgcagtaggaCATTTttggagaggctagcaatagcaagccaTGCCTCCAAAGCCATGCCTCCTCCAGAACACACAAAGGcaaggcacacacacacagctgctctCAGCAAAGCATCACAAGATCACAAGAGACGGTGTTAAAGTACCTCATGTAAACAACTTAGATAGcttgtacctgactgctgcGGATTCATTTCGGTGTTGATACTGTTGACAAGGAAAAGCATAATTCCGAGTTTGAAGATGTGAACAGCTCTGGCTGGCATGTCATGGGTTGCcgtctcttaaagggttagttcacccaaaaatgaaaattctgtcattaagtaatCATCCTTATATcattccaaacccttaagacctctgttcatttcggaacacaaatgaagacatttttgattaaatctgggAGCTTTTTGGCCTCCGATAAACTGCAAtgttattaccactttcaatGCATAAAAAGGTAGAAAAGACactgttaaaatagtccatgtgactacagtggttcaaccgtaaTGTTATgtagcgacaagaatactttgctcaaaaaaaacaaacataaataaagactttattcaaaaatttcttctcttccctgtcagtctcttaacaatgttttttctacctttctgggccttgaaagtggtaataaaGTTGCAGTCTATCAGAGGCCAGAAACTCACCCTCAcacatttgtgttccgaagatgaacaaaggtctcacCCTCATAATGTctggaacaatatgagggtgagtaattaatggcaaaattttcatttgtgggtgaattaaccctttaattacgGTAGTTATGACGTAATTACGGTAGTTATGACGTGAATTACGGTAGTTATGACGTGAATTATCGGTAGTAGTTATGACGTGAATTACCGGTAGTTATGACGGTAGTTATGatgtgaatgcagcataagctCATTATTTTGATTCGGtgggaactgtaaaaggtggccGCTTGTTTGTGGTGCTCAATTACTGATGTCTGTCTACATAAACTCTGCATAGCATGAAACGGGCTGATGATGTATGATGTCTGTGCAAACAGGGTGTGCGAggttatgtaaaaacatactttgacaggcaggtaggacattgTAAATATTATGATTGGATGAACGTTTTATGGTCCAACACCTTCCACAGATAAATATTTATAACAATACATTTAGACCATTTAACATAGTGATTGTTATCAAGATAtgaggagactttcaaccagtataacaaaaaatgtttctgtagatAAACACCTACTGCACCTTTCAGGGAAAGATCAGCTAGTAATGACTAATCACACTAATGAGATGAAACTTAcaccttcatttgtgttccacacAGTCAAAATAAGAAAATGTGTGTCTCACACTTTAACAAGTGAGAAGACAAGCTCATCCTGTCTCACCGTGTGCAAGTCCTGAATGCGTGTACGGAGCCCCTCCACCACATCTGTCCTCTCCTCATTACTGTTGGGGTATGGGTACAGGTGACAGTGGTAGCTAcggaaacaaaaaacaattgttTCAAAACTACAGCACTTATACTTTCTCTTGAGagtaaaaatactaaaaaataattcaaatggaATTAAGAAATGAAAGTCATGAATCTTCCCCTAAATGTAAGCTATATAATCTTTATAAAAAGCAGCTCCCTGTCTGTCTATGTGGCCTAATCAGTTAGTGTCGGTGGTTAAATGGAGCAGATATATGGTAGCTCAACAAATAAAGTACTTTAAACCAGAATGATTAACAGAATCACTAAGTATAAGTAGAATATAAGAATTTAATTTAAGAATAAGTTACCAGTCACATATCTTCTTAACTTTCTGTCCAATCTGATCTCCCCAGTAGGAGATAAGGAACACCACACTCCTGGTTGGTTCTCCCTGACAAACCATTCAGAGAACAGACAAATTAGACAATCTCAAAAGACTAGATAGATTAATCGAGCATTAATTTTTGTTACCAAAACAACTTATAAACATCAAACAATGGTGATGTCAACTGGTCTCACTGAATCAGGGTCGCCCAGAAGCTGATCTACTTCAGAGTAGCTGAGGATGGTGTAGCCCTTACACACTCTCCAGAGCATTCGCTCAAATGCCTCGATTTTCACACTCTGGATGAGTCCAGAAATGAACCTGAGCAGCGGGGACAGAGGAATATGAGCTCAACTCAAACAGTggcatgaatttaaaaaaaaaaaatgcaggatTTTATGTCAGTAATTCCACAAGTTTTGCATGCCTTTCAACATGCATACAGGAAACAGGATGTTAGATAATTGCTGAGATCTTATGGGTAAAAGTTGTTAACAGATGTCACTATGTCTGTTGATCTGACATCCTTTTTTAGGTTTCTCAAATAATGGTTAAATTTGATATGATACAACATATAACAGTTTTAGTATGCATTAAGGCCCGAGTATACTTTGTTTCCTGAAATTCGCTCTGTCATGTAACCACTTAACCATGTAACCAAATAAAATTACATCACAAAATTACGCGGTGAGCCAGAACAGAACACAGATAAGAGAAGTATACTTTTCAGCTTTATGTTTTAAACTGCTCACCCAAGCTTGGCTCCAAGCCTCTGCATGCTGGTGTAGTCCATCACAGGTTCTTTCTCTAGAAACGGAAACTCTTCATAATGGACCTGCGGCGACTCCCTCTGCCCATTCACAAGCAGAAACACAGCAAGATATTAGAGTCACACACACAGAGGGCTAGGCGGTTTATAGGGTTTGTACgatatatcaatatataattGATTAACAATATAGAAAgaggcaatatagtgtatataaatatacagtatacaatAGCAGAGGAGTTCCTGCAGGGAAAGTGCATAATCCAATTTGTCCTAGACATGAGGCATGCTTTATATCAGGGTACCTCAAATCCGGTCCTGGAGGGACACTACCCTGCTGAGTTTAGTTTCATCCCTAATCAAAAatacctgaacaagctaatcaaggtcttcagagtTACTAGAAAATTGCA
Proteins encoded:
- the atp6v0a2b gene encoding V-type proton ATPase 116 kDa subunit a: MGSLFRSEEMCLAQLFLQSGSAYDCISELGELGLVEFRDLNPSVNSFQRKFVNEIKKCEEMERILGYLLREIKKEDIPLPEGEVNPAAPLPKHVMVIMEQLQRLELELSEVTRNKEKLQKNLLELTEYTHMLRITRNFVHHSVERESPQVHYEEFPFLEKEPVMDYTSMQRLGAKLGFISGLIQSVKIEAFERMLWRVCKGYTILSYSEVDQLLGDPDSGEPTRSVVFLISYWGDQIGQKVKKICDCYHCHLYPYPNSNEERTDVVEGLRTRIQDLHTVLHRTEDYLRQVLIKASESVYIWVIQVKKMKAIYHILNLCSFDVTNKCLIAEVWCPVNDLPALRRALEDGSRKSGATVPSFVNRIPSSDTPPTLIRTNKFTSGFQNIVDAYGVGSYREVNPAPYTIITFPFLFAVMFGDLGHGIIMALFALWMVIYENDRKLKKTRNEIWNIFFEGRYIILLMGIFSVYTGLIYNDCFSKSLNLFGSGWNVSAMFKHGDWSWSTVHSNGILALNPNVTGVFKGPYPLGIDPIWNLASNRLTFLNSYKMKMSVIVGIIHMTFGVVLGVFNHLHFRRTYNLYLIFIPELLFLLCLFGYLVFMIIYKWLFFTVRDSQTAPSILIHFINMFLMQGDSGQPLFPGQAGLQVFLVIVAVFSVPVLLLGNPLYLYWQHKGRDRLSTYRGYQRVRRNSEEELSLMQAHDMEEGSSLDSHSSSSDSQSEELDFADLFLNQSIHTIEYCLGCISNTASYLRLWALSLAHAQLSEVLWAMVMRDGLRVKTSVGVVLLVPAFGLFAVLTVSILLVMEGLSAFLHALRLHWVEFQNKFYSGAGVKFVPFAFALMHSSFENEGLL